The genomic DNA GGATGACTAAGGTACTGGAGGCGGTGCGTCAACTCCGCGACGAGGCCCATCCCGCGGTTCAGGTACCTAACGCCCAGCTGGCAATCGCGCACGGCACCGGTGGCAGCCTACCGACCCGGATGGGTGCGGCGACCGTCATTCTTGGAAGGGAAGACTCATGACCGAGACAACAGTGCTGCCCAGCCCGGCGCCCACGATCGACCCGGAGACCAAGCCGTACTGGGATGCCACCCTCCGGGGCAAGCTGCTGATCCGGCGCTGCAATGCGTGCGGCGAGGCACATTGGTACCCGCGTACACTATGCCCGTTCTGCGGATCGTTCGATACCGAGTGGCTTGAGACGGCAGGTCAGGGCGAGATTTACACATTCGCGATCACCCGCAAGGGCCTCGGCCACTATAGCGGCGTCGGCCCATACGTGCTCGCTTTTGTCACTCTTGACGAGGGTCCCTCGATGCTCACCAACATCATCGAATGCGACGTAGATGATGTGCAGATAGGGGACCGAGTGGAGGTTGTGTTCCACAAGACCAACGCCGAGGCGGCACTTCCTCGGTTCCGCCCCGTCGCGCGATAACGTCAAGTTCTCGCGTCGTCGCGCGACCCTGCGCGGCGACGGGAGACCGGTCGACGCGCAGACGCGAGCCACGGGTCGCCCGCCAGCGCGGCGTCCACCTAGGAGACCAAACATGATCCGCACTGCGTCCTTCGTCTCTGTCGCCGATGTGCACGAGCGTCTGGCCTCGGTAGGCTACCTACCTTCCCAGGCGGTCGCGACTACCGTGTTCCTTGCGAGCGAGTTGGGCAAGCCCCTGCTGGTCGAGGGCCCCGCAGGAGTTGGCAAGACGGCGCTCGCGCAAGCGGTTTCTGACGCGACCGGATCGCCACTCGTCCGGCTGCAATGCTACGAAGGGGTGGATGAGGCGCGAGCACTTTACGAATGGAACCACGCGAAGCAGTTGTTGCGCATCACAGCTTCGAAGGATGAGAGCTGGGACGAGACCAGTGCCGATATCTTCAGCGAGGAGTTCCTGCTGGCCCGGCCCCTGTTGACCGCCATCCGCAACGAAGTGCCGACGGTACTGCTGATCGATGAGACTGATAAGGCCGACATCGAGATTGAGGGCCTTCTGCTGGAAGTCCTGGGAGAATTCCAGATCACGATTCCCGAGATGGGGACGGTGCGGGCACGCCAACGGCCTTTCGTGGTGCTGACGTCCAACGCCAGTCGCGAGTTGTCGGAGGCGCTGCGCAGGCGGTGCGTCTTCCTGCACATTGACTATCCGGACAGCGACCTTGAGGAACGCATCATCCGGGCGAAGGTTCCCGATCTCGAGGACTCGCTCACGACGTCGATCGTGCGGGTCGTCAATGCCCTGCGCGGGTTGCCGCTGCGCAAAGCTCCTTCCGTCTCGGAAACGATCGACTGGGCCCACACCCTGCTCGCGTTGGGCGCCGTCGCGCTCGACGAACACATGATGCGAAACTCACTTGGGGTGATTCTCAAGCACCGCTCGGACCACGAGAAGGCACAGAGACTAGTGGGTATGGAAAGCGTTCTCGCGCCATGACAGAGGGCGGACACGCCGTCACGGACGACGCTTATGGCCTGCAGCAACGACTCGTCGACTTCGTCAATGCACTGCGGACCAAGGGGATAATGGCTGGTACGGGCGATACGATCGATGCGGCGTATGCGATCACCCGGGTGGGCGTCACCGATCGAAGCATCCTGCGCGAAGGGCTCGCGGGCACTCTGACGCGAAAGCACAGCGAGCGACAGACCTTCGACGAAGTCTTCGACATCTACTTCCCGCGACGCGTCGGTCGGTCCCGTTCCACCGAGCAGGTCCCCGCTGACTTAGGCGTCGGCACATTGCGTGACATGCTGGTCGAAGCACTCGCGGCCGCGGATCTCTACGCACTGGACGAACTCGCCGAGATAGCCGTCGATCGATTCGGGCTGATCGCCGGTGATCGTCCTGGGTGGTCCTCGAAGCAGACGCTCGACAAGGTGCAACCCCAGAACCTCCTCGCGCGCATCATGGACATGCGCGGCGACGACGACGCCGTCATCGAATTGGGCGGTGCCTCACCCCGCGACCACGTGCGATACCTCATAGAACGCTTCCGGCAGCACGTAGATGGGGAGTCCAGGCGACGCACTACCGAGACGCGCGGGCGTGAGCGCATGGTTCTTTCCGCGGTGCAGGCGCAGATCGAACGGATCGACTTTCTGAGCGCCAGCGCCGAGCAGGTCGACGAGATGCGCCGCAGCGTGCGACCGCTTGCTCGCCGGCTGGCGACTCGGCTCGCGGCGAAGCGGCGACACAGGTATCGAAACACGATCGACATCCGGCAGACGATGCGCAAGTCCATGTCAACCGGCGGGACTCCCATCGACCTTGTCTACTCGAAGCCGCACCCGCGTCGACCGGACCTGGTTCTGCTGTGCGACGTCTCCAGCTCCGTGTCGGGCTTCTCCGGCTTCACGATGCTCCTTGTACAGGCGATGAAGAACCAATTCAAGAAGATAAAGGTATACGCCTTCATCAATGCGATGGCGGACGTAACCGACCTCATCTCCGTCGACGGCGACGAGGACGGTGAGCAACTGCACGCGCGAATTGTTGGGAGTGCGCGCGTGCAGAGCGCAGCCTCGAGCAGCGACTATGGTGCCGCCTTTGCTGAGTTCGTAGCTCGCGACCTGGAGTCGGTTGGTACGCGTAGTTCGGTGCTCATCCTCGGCGATGCACGCACTAACCACCGCGATCCAGGCCTCGGCCCGCTCAGCGAGATCCGGGCGCGGTCGAATCGAACGTTCTGGCTCAATCCCGAACGAGAGAAGATGTGGGGAACGGGTGACTCCGCGGCATTCGACTACGCCAACGTAGTCGAAATGCACGAGTGTAGTTCGATCGCACAACTTGGCGAGTTCGTCAGCGCGATGCTTCCGTCGACGTAGTCAACCTCAAACGCGGCGGCCGATGGCGACTGGTTCGGGGAATCAAGTCATGAGAAGGAGATAACCATGACGGCATATCGAGATGTGTGGCGGAGAAGCCTGGAGGATCCCGAGGGGTTTTGGCTCGAGGCAGCGGGAGCGATCAATTGGACCACCGCTCCGCGTCACGCCCTGGTGCCGCGCGGAGACGAGTGGTCCTGGTTTCCCGATGGCACGCTGAACATGAGCTTCAACTGCCTCGACCGTCATGTGGAGTCTGGTCATGGAGACCACATCGCCCTGAGGTACCACTCAGCTATGAATGGAACCAAGGAGGACTACACCTACGCAGAACTTCGCGAGCGCGTTGCCCATTTCGCTGGCGCGCTGCGGTCGTCTGGCGTGACGACAGGAGACCGTGTTCTGCTCTACTTGCCGATGACACCCGAGGCCGTCATAGCGATGCTCGCATGCGCCCGCCTGGGCGCAATTCACTCCGTCGTGTTCGGTGGGTTTGCAGCAACAGAGCTTGCCGTCAGGATTACAGATGCCCGACCCAGTGTCGTCGTCACAGCATCAGGCGGTATGGAGCCGGGACGCGTAGTCGAATACCTTCCGCTAGTACGGAAGGCGCTAGAAGCGGCGGAAGGCATCGTCTCAACAGTCGTCGTCTGCGACCGCGAAGGCATTCCCGGCTCGGCGGACGAGATGGCAGGGACTGTGCCAGGCGTCGCCTGGTTGGACTGGGACAGACTCGTCGCGACGGCCGAACCAGCCCCACCAGTTCCGGTTGCCTCCTCCGCCCCCCTTTACATTCTGTACACCTCGGGAACGACCGGTAGCCCGAAGGGTGTCGTCCGCGATACGGGCGGATATGCCGTCGCGTTATCGTGGGCGATGCGTAACGTTTACGACATCGGTGCCGGCGACACGATGTTCACCGCATCGGACGTGGGTTGGGTCGTGGGGCACTCATTCATCGTCTACGGGCCGCTTCTGGCTGGCGCCACGACCGTGCTCTTCGAGGGCAAACCGGTTGGAACCCCAGACGCCGGTGAGTTCTGGCGTGTGGTGCACGACTACCGCGTCAAGGCAATGTTCGCAGCACCGACAGCGTTGCGCGCCATACGGCGCGTCGACCCGGAACTCAGGCAGCTGTCGAAAGGAGCTGTCGCATCGCTGGAGACCTTGTTCCTCGCAGGCGAGCGGTTGGACCCCGAAACATGGCGGTGGGCAAACGACGGCCTACGCGTCCGCATCGTGGATCACTGGTGGCAGACAGAGACTGGGTGGCCGATCTGCGCGATCCCCGTCGGAGTGGAGGCGCTCCAACCGAAACCAGGATCAACCGCGGTGC from Microbacterium profundi includes the following:
- a CDS encoding AAA family ATPase, producing MIRTASFVSVADVHERLASVGYLPSQAVATTVFLASELGKPLLVEGPAGVGKTALAQAVSDATGSPLVRLQCYEGVDEARALYEWNHAKQLLRITASKDESWDETSADIFSEEFLLARPLLTAIRNEVPTVLLIDETDKADIEIEGLLLEVLGEFQITIPEMGTVRARQRPFVVLTSNASRELSEALRRRCVFLHIDYPDSDLEERIIRAKVPDLEDSLTTSIVRVVNALRGLPLRKAPSVSETIDWAHTLLALGAVALDEHMMRNSLGVILKHRSDHEKAQRLVGMESVLAP
- a CDS encoding AMP-binding protein; protein product: MTAYRDVWRRSLEDPEGFWLEAAGAINWTTAPRHALVPRGDEWSWFPDGTLNMSFNCLDRHVESGHGDHIALRYHSAMNGTKEDYTYAELRERVAHFAGALRSSGVTTGDRVLLYLPMTPEAVIAMLACARLGAIHSVVFGGFAATELAVRITDARPSVVVTASGGMEPGRVVEYLPLVRKALEAAEGIVSTVVVCDREGIPGSADEMAGTVPGVAWLDWDRLVATAEPAPPVPVASSAPLYILYTSGTTGSPKGVVRDTGGYAVALSWAMRNVYDIGAGDTMFTASDVGWVVGHSFIVYGPLLAGATTVLFEGKPVGTPDAGEFWRVVHDYRVKAMFAAPTALRAIRRVDPELRQLSKGAVASLETLFLAGERLDPETWRWANDGLRVRIVDHWWQTETGWPICAIPVGVEALQPKPGSTAVPMPGYDIRILGTGGDDLTGTGPRGSSPEGNIVLRTPLPPGALTGVWGSAERYRHSYLTAFPGYYSTGDAGYIDEDGYVFVMGRTDDVINVAGHRLSTGSLEEVLTMHPAVAECAVIGIYDEIKGQRAAGFVTLKAHVAISQERLQRELVSLVREHVGPIAAFRDVTILDRLPKTRTGKILRKTMRQIADGETYKVPATIEDPTVLDGLIVALKASPRRASEPSAMLSGPSAG
- a CDS encoding VWA domain-containing protein, translating into MTEGGHAVTDDAYGLQQRLVDFVNALRTKGIMAGTGDTIDAAYAITRVGVTDRSILREGLAGTLTRKHSERQTFDEVFDIYFPRRVGRSRSTEQVPADLGVGTLRDMLVEALAAADLYALDELAEIAVDRFGLIAGDRPGWSSKQTLDKVQPQNLLARIMDMRGDDDAVIELGGASPRDHVRYLIERFRQHVDGESRRRTTETRGRERMVLSAVQAQIERIDFLSASAEQVDEMRRSVRPLARRLATRLAAKRRHRYRNTIDIRQTMRKSMSTGGTPIDLVYSKPHPRRPDLVLLCDVSSSVSGFSGFTMLLVQAMKNQFKKIKVYAFINAMADVTDLISVDGDEDGEQLHARIVGSARVQSAASSSDYGAAFAEFVARDLESVGTRSSVLILGDARTNHRDPGLGPLSEIRARSNRTFWLNPEREKMWGTGDSAAFDYANVVEMHECSSIAQLGEFVSAMLPST
- a CDS encoding Zn-ribbon domain-containing OB-fold protein, translated to MTETTVLPSPAPTIDPETKPYWDATLRGKLLIRRCNACGEAHWYPRTLCPFCGSFDTEWLETAGQGEIYTFAITRKGLGHYSGVGPYVLAFVTLDEGPSMLTNIIECDVDDVQIGDRVEVVFHKTNAEAALPRFRPVAR